The following are encoded together in the Nymphaea colorata isolate Beijing-Zhang1983 chromosome 14, ASM883128v2, whole genome shotgun sequence genome:
- the LOC116267497 gene encoding protein-tyrosine sulfotransferase-like produces the protein MAGWAAKHSVVLLLAACACAIKFMASASPSMEDGFESCENIVQSWADSSSTFDDEIEAKQLKSLQDFLFFLHVPRTGGSALSSCLLMQLYHDKVCPITCDRQGWDSRKTKCRVQNVHGDYSIVSKLPKKRTSVVTMERHPLDRVISIYELSTVAAARCLLYPNMTSAMEAAARECSERHNSVCLLDVWPFNHLMSRLAVELFARRDARRNQSMISEEIDPYNVNQIAMPLQDFVNDPPVQELVHNAITLQVAGLTEGSCLQESRAIRRCIRIHPSLGNYVLDVAKKRLDKIFFVGVTEKHKESMEMFAHSIEAELEALSTAPQANNAADYNTGKNSSLMDVETEKLILRQNVFTPEFRQEFLLGNPKMSNGNQMTVENLMEAYDACALRLQELWTFQEIHFLKEVHPIKFSKKARKQIQDSVIQQILLFNNLDIELHKHAKAIFKQQQEYFKEKYSKVVRQKVSGLSNWLSKKVILAAVVLLCILALLLNAQRRPSKLKDN, from the exons ATGGCTGGTTGGGCGGCAAAGCATTCTGTGGTGCTTCTGCTGGCAGCATGTGCTTGCG CAATAAAATTCATGGCATCTGCTTCTCCCTCGATGGAGGATGGTTTTGAGAGCTGTGAGAATATTGTCCAGAGTTGGGCAGATTCATCTTCTACTTTTGATGATGAGATTGAAGCAAAGCAATTAAAGAGCTTACAagacttccttttcttcctccatGTGCCCCGAACTGGGGGATCTGCATTATCAAGTTG CCTTCTCATGCAGCTATATCATGACAAAGTTTGCCCCATCACATGTGACAGGCAAGGTTGGGATTCAAG aaaaacaaaatgcagaGTGCAAAATGTACATGGTGACTATAGCATTGTGTCCAAATTGCCAAAGAAAAGGACCTCAGTGGTGACGATGGAGCGACACCCGCTGGATCGAGTGATCAGCATCTACGAGTTGTCCACTGTAGCGGCGGCTAGATGTCTACTTTATCCTAACATGACTTCGGCCATGGAAGCAGCAGCTAGGGAATGCTCTGAGCGACATAATTCTGTGTGTCTCTTGGATGTTTGGCCCTTtaaccatttgatgtcaaggtTAGCAGTGGAGCTGTTTGCAAGA AGGGATGCTAGGAGAAATCAAAGCATGATAAGCGAAGAGATAGACCCATACAACGTCAACCAAATTGCTATGCCATTACAAGACTTTGTCAATGATCCTCCTGTCCAAGAGCTGGTTCATAATGCTATAACATTGCAG GTAGCAGGATTGACAGAGGGATCTTGTTTGCAAGAGTCACGTGCAATTCGCCGCTGCATAAGAATTCACCCGTCCCTCGGCAATTATGTGCTTGACGTTGCAAAG AAAAGGTTGGACAAAATATTCTTCGTTGGCGTCACTGAGAAACATAAAGAGTCAATGGAGATGTTTGCACACAGTATTGAAGCTGAGCTGGAAGCACTCTCAACAGCACCTCAAGCCAACAACGCAGCAGACTACAACACAG GAAAAAACTCTTCACTTATGGATGTTGAGACTGAAAAGCTAATTCTCCGGCAG AATGTCTTTACCCCAGAATTTCGACAAGAGTTTCTCTTAGGGAATCCCAAAATGTCAAATGGAAAT CAGATGACTGTTGAAAACTTGATGGAGGCTTATGATGCATGTGCACTCAGACTGCAAGAACTTTGGACTTTCCAGGAGATACATTTTTTGAAAGAAGTTCATCCCATCAAATTCTCAAAGAAG GCACGAAAACAAATCCAGGATAGTGTCATCCAACAGATTTTATTGTTTAACAATCTTGACATAGAGCTTCACAAGCATGCCAAGGCCATTTTCAAACAACAGCAGGaatatttcaaagaaaaatatagcAAAGTG GTGAGGCAAAAGGTTAGTGGCTTGAGCAATTGGTTGTCTAAAAAGGTCATTCTTGCTGCCGTAGTACTTCTATGCATTCTTGCTCTTCTCCTAAATGCACAACGGAGACCCTCAAAGCTCAAGGATAATTAA
- the LOC116267796 gene encoding protein-tyrosine sulfotransferase-like gives MHPSLGNYVLDVAKKRLDKMFFVGLTENHKESMEMFSHSIEAELQALSTAPQANDAAVSDTEINYSLIDVENEKLLLQQNVFTPEFRQEFLLGNPKMSNGNMTVENMMEAYDACALRLQELWTFQETHFFKEVHPIKFSKKARKQIQDSVIQQILLFNNLDIELHKDADVIFKQQQEHFRERCSKVVNAVSHHPIED, from the exons ATGCACCCGTCCCTCGGCAATTATGTGCTTGATGTTGCAAAG AAAAGGTTGGATAAAATGTTCTTCGTTGGCCTCACTGAAAACCATAAAGAGTCAATGGAGATGTTTTCACACAGTATTGAAGCTGAGCTGCAAGCACTCTCAACAGCACCTCAAGCTAACGACGCAGCAGTCAGCGACACAG AAATAAACTATTCACTTATTGATGTTGAGAATGAAAAGTTACTTCTCCAACAG AATGTCTTCACCCCAGAATTTCGACAAGAGTTTCTCTTAGGGAATCCGAAAATGTCAAATGGGAAT ATGACTGTTGAAAACATGATGGAGGCTTATGATGCATGTGCACTGAGACTACAAGAACTTTGGACTTTCCAAGAGACACATTTTTTCAAAGAAGTTCATCCTATCAAATTCTCAAAGAAG GCACGAAAACAAATCCAAGATAGTGTCATCCAACAGATTTTGTTGTTTAACAATCTTGACATAGAGCTTCATAAGGATGCCGATGTCATTTTCAAACAACAGCAGGAACATTTCAGAGAAAGATGTAGCAAAGTG GTGAATGCGGTTTCTCACCACCCGATAGAAGACTGA